The following proteins are encoded in a genomic region of Zea mays cultivar B73 chromosome 9, Zm-B73-REFERENCE-NAM-5.0, whole genome shotgun sequence:
- the LOC100277783 gene encoding pentatricopeptide repeat-containing protein At3g18110, chloroplastic isoform X1 gives MSSMTVTSSPLPFLSSSSSLTCHLRRAGTATATAASSASEDFDYPLADPSLRWPHLRFPYLPAPRFPATVAAAPPVPARPPQEVEDPVATSGSASSLVEPLDARAHRGRVKKLSKLALRRAQDWRARVAGLADAVLELPPGAPVDDVLDGARASPDEVAFVVRAVGESSWRRALDAFEWLARSSAPASRAVAVVLGVLGRARQDSIAEEVFLRFAGEGATVQVFNAMMGVYARSGRFDDARQLLDTMHDRGIDPDLVSFNTLINARSKSGCLAAGVALDLLFEVRQSGLRPDVITYNTLISACSQSSNLEDAVTVFEDMIASECRPDLWTYNAMVSVHGRCGKAEEAERLFRELVEKGFMPDAITYNSLLYAFAKEGNVDKVEHTCEQLVKAGFKKNEITYNTMIHMYGKMGRLDLAVGLYDEMRAMGCTPDAVTYTVMIDSLGKMNRIAEAGKVLEDMTDAGLKPTLIAFSALICAYAKGGRRADAENTFDCMIASGVKPDRLAYLVMLDVFARSGDTEKMLCLYRKMMNDNYRPDDDMYQVLLVALAKEDKCEEIEEVIQDMELLCRMNLGIISTMLIKARCVSQGAKLLKKACLQGYKPDIKSLRSIMNAYVMTEKHEEGLSLLECICEHVSFSQDLISECSIMLLCRKQTSISAYEQYSQRLMLKYPGQNCNLYEYLITCLIEAEFFSEACQVFCDMQFIGIEASKSIYESIISTYCKLGFPETAHRLMDDALQSGIPLNILSCRVIIIEAYGKIKLWQQAEILVKGLRQASGIDRRIWNALIHAYAESGLYEKARAVFDNMIKTGPLPTVDSVNGMMRALIVDGRLDELYVVVEELQDMNFKISKSTVLLLLDAFAKAGDVFEVMKIYNGMKAAGYLPNMHLYRSMISLLCHHNRFRDVELMIAEMEGAGFKPDLAILNALLNMYTAAGNFDRTTQVYRSILEAGLEPDEDTYNTLIVMYCRSFRPEEGFTLLNEMGKRGLTPKLQSYKSLLAASAKAELREQADQIFEEMRSKSYQLNRSIYHMMMKIYRNAGNHSKAENLLAVMKEDGIEPTIATMHILMTSYGTAGQPREAENVLNNLKSSSLEVSTLPYSTVFDAYLKNGDYNHGTTKLLEMKRDGVEPDHQVWTCFIRAASLCEQTADAILLLKSLQDCGFDLPIRLLTERTPSLLSEIANYLEELEALEDSAALNFVNAVEDLLWAFECRATASRIFQLAVERSIYRDNVFRVAQKDWGADFRKLSAGAALVGLTLWLDHMQDASLQGSPESPKSVVLVTGEGEYNMVSLRKTIRAYLLEMGSPFLPCRARSGRFVVKDYSLKMWLKDSPFCMDLELKDAPAHPKLNSMKLIEGYFMRAGFVSAFKDIHERLGEVWPKKFSRLALLSEECRDEVIKADIQGRKEKLERMKKKGIVTARKSKTRARRGKFVRQQK, from the exons ATGTCTTCGATGACAGTCACCTCCTCACCATTACCCTTCCTCTCCTCTTCGTCCTCGTTAACGTGCCATCTCCGCCGAGCGGGCACCGCCACCGCTACGGCAGCGTCATCTGCTTCTGAAGACTTCGACTACCCTCTCGCCGACCCCTCTCTTCGATGGCCCCACCTTCGCTTCCCGTACCTCCCCGCGCCGCGCTTCCCAGCCACCGTCGCCGCGGCACCTCCGGTCCCCGCCAGACCACCACAGGAAGTGGAGGACCCCGTGGCGACTTCCGGCTCGGCATCTTCACTCGTGGAGCCGCTGGACGCGCGTGCTCATCGCGGGAGGGTGAAAAAGCTGAGTAAGCTCGCGCTGCGGCGGGCGCAGGACTGGCGCGCGCGCGTGGCCGGGCTCGCGGACGCCGTCCTCGAGCTGCCTCCCGGGGCGCCTGTCGACGACGTGCTCGACGGCGCTCGGGCATCGCCGGACGAGGTCGCCTTCGTCGTGCGCGCCGTCGGGGAGAGCTCGTGGCGGCGCGCGTTGGATGCTTTCGAGTGGCTCGCCCGGAGCAGCGCCCCGGCTTCACGCGCCGTCGCCGTCGTCCTCGGCGTCCTCGGTCGCGCGCGCCAGGATTCGATCGCAGAGGAGGTCTTCCTCCGATTCGCCGGAGAGGGCGCCACTGTTCAGGTGTTCAACGCCATGATGGGCGTTTATGCGCGCTCTGGCCGATTCGATGACGCACGGCAGCTGCTTGACACAATGCACGACCGGGGGATCGATCCTGACCTCGTCAGCTTCAATACTCTAATCAATGCCAGGTCCAAGTCTGGGTGTTTGGCTGCTGGCGTCGCCCTTGACCTGCTATTTGAAGTTCGACAATCTGGGCTAAGGCCAGATGTTATCACTTACAACACGCTCATCAGTGCTTGCTCACAGAGTTCTAATCTCGAAGATGCTGTGACAGTGTTTGAGGACATGATAGCTTCGGAGTGCCGGCCGGATTTGTGGACATACAATGCAATGGTGTCGGTGCATGGCCGGTGTGGGAAGGCTGAGGAGGCTGAGCGGCTGTTTAGGGAGCTGGTGGAGAAGGGTTTTATGCCTGATGCGATCACTTACAATTCTCTTCTCTATGCTTTTGCAAAGGAAGGGAATGTTGACAAGGTGGAGCACACATGTGAGCAATTGGTTAAGGCTGGGTTCAAGAAAAATGAAATAACATACAACACCATGATTCACATGTATGGGAAGATGGGCAGGCTTGACTTAGCAGTGGGTCTGTATGATGAGATGAGGGCTATGGGCTGTACTCCAGATGCTGTGACGTATACGGTCATGATTGATTCTTTGGGGAAGATGAATAGGATTGCTGAGGCAGGGAAGGTGCTGGAGGACATGACAGATGCGGGATTGAAGCCAACTTTAATAGCTTTTAGTGCTTTGATTTGTGCATATGCCAAAGGTGGGAGGCGGGCTGATGCGGAGAATACATTTGATTGCATGATTGCATCAGGTGTCAAACCTGATCGTTTAGCGTACTTGGTTATGCTGGATGTTTTTGCAAGGTCAGGTGATACGGAAAAAATGTTGTGTCTGTATCGAAAAATGATGAATGATAATTATAGACCAGATGATGACATGTACCAGGTCttgcttgttgcacttgcaaaggAAGATAAGTGTGAGGAGATTGAAGAAGTTATCCAAGATATGGAATTACTTTGTCGAATGAATCTGGGAATAATATCAACAATGCTCATTAAGGCGAGGTGTGTTTCCCAGGGTGCTAAACTATTAAAAAAGGCATGTCTCCAGGGATACAAGCCTGATATTAAGAGCTTAAGGTCCATTATGAATGCATATGTAATGACAGAAAAGCATGAGGAAGGTCTCTCTTTGCTTGAATGCATCTGTGAACATGTTTCCTTTTCCCAGGATTTGATATCAGAATGTTCCATCATGCTTCTATGCAGAAAGCAGACGAGCATTTCTGCCTATGAACAGTACAGTCAAAGGTTAATGTTAAAATACCCTGGTCAAAACTGTAACTTGTATGAGTACTTGATTACATGCCTCATTGAAGCTGAGTTTTTTTCTGAAGCTTGTCAAGTGTTCTGTGACATGCAGTTTATTGGCATAGAAGCTTCTAAAAGTATTTACGAGAGCATAATTTCTACCTACTGTAAACTGGGATTCCCAGAAACAGCACACAGGTTAATGGATGATGCTTTGCAATCTGGTATTCCGTTAAACATTCTCTCTTGTCGGGTAATTATAATTGAAGCATATGGGAAGATAAAGCTCTGGCAGCAAGCAGAAATCTTGGTGAAAGGGCTGAGGCAAGCATCAGGTATTGATAGAAGGATTTGGAATGCTTTGATACATGCATATGCAGAGAGTGGACTTTATGAAAAAGCAAGGGCAGTCTTTGATAATATGATTAAAACAGGTCCTCTGCCAACTGTTGATTCAGTTAATGGAATGATGAGGGCATTGATTGTTGATGGCAGATTGGATGAGTTGTATGTCGTTGTAGAAGAGCTTCAAGATATGAACTTTAAGATCAGCAAAAGTACAGTGCTCCTTTTGCTTGATGCTTTTGCAAAAGCTGGGGATGTATTCGAGGTAATGAAAATCTATAATGGAATGAAGGCTGCAGGATACTTGCCAAATATGCACCTCTACAGAAGTATGATTTCCTTGCTCTGCCATCACAACCGATTCAGGGATGTGGAATTGATGATTGCAGAGATGGAGGGAGCAGGGTTCAAGCCAGATCTTGCCATACTTAATGCTCTTCTTAATATGTACACTGCCGCTGGGAACTTTGATAGGACAACACAAGTATATCGAAGTATTCTAGAAGCTGGCTTAGAGCCTGATGAAGATACATACAATACATTGATAGTCATGTACTGTAGAAGCTTTAGGCCGGAAGAAGGTTTTACATTATTGAATGAAATGGGCAAACGAGGTCTGACACCAAAGTTGCAATCCTACAAAAGCTTGCTTGCTGCATCTGCAAAAGCAGAGCTGAGGGAGCAAGCTGACCAGATTTTTGAGGAAATGCGATCTAAGAGTTATCAATTGAATAGATCAATCTATCATATGATGATGAAAATTTACAGGAATGCTGGCAACCACTCCAAAGCTGAGAACTTGCTAGCAGTAATGAAAGAGGATGGCATAGAGCCAACAATTGCCACTATGCATATTCTCATGACTTCTTACGGCACTGCTGGACAACCTCGTGAAGCTGAGAATGTACTGAACAACTTGAAATCTTCCAGTTTGGAAGTCAGCACGTTACCATACAGTACTGTCTTTGATGCTTACCTGAAAAACGGTGACTACAATCATGGAACCACAAAACTGCTGGAAATGAAAAGAGATGGTGTAGAACCGGATCATCAAGTTTGGACATGTTTCATCAGGGCAGCTAGTTTGTGTGAGCAAACTGCTGATGCTATTCTTCTTCTAAAGTCTCTACAGGATTGTGGATTTGACCTTCCCATTAG GCTTCTGACTGAAAGGACACCATCACTGTTAAGTGAGATTGCCAATTATCTGGAAGAGCTTGAAGCATTAGAAGATTCTGCTGCTTTGAACTTTGTAAATGCAGTAGAAGATTTGTTGTGGGCATTTGAATGCAGAGCAACAGCTTCACGGATTTTCCAATTGGCAGTAGAGAGAAGCATATACCGTGATAATGTCTTTCG CGTGGCACAAAAGGACTGGGGCGCTGACTTCCGGAAGCTGTCTGCTGGGGCTGCACTTGTTGGTCTTACTTTGTGGCTTGATCACATGCAA GATGCTTCACTCCAGGGTTCACCAGAATCTCCCAAATCTGTTGTACTGGTCACAGGGGAGGGGGAATATAACATGGTATCCCTGCGTAAAACCATCAGAGCCTACCTTTTGGAAATGGGCTCCCCATTCTTGCCATGTAGAGCTCGGTCAGGTCGCTTTGTGGTAAAGGATTACTCTCTTAAGATGTGGCTGAAAGATTCTCCTTTCTGCATGGACCTTGAGTTAAAAGATGCTCCAGCTCATCCTAAGTTAAACTCAATGAAGCTGATCGAAGGATATTTCATGAGAGCTGGTTTTGTATCAGCATTTAAAGATATACATGAGAGACTTGGGGAAGTATGGCCAAAAAAGTTTTCCAGGTTAGCTCTGTTGTCAGAAGAATGTAGGGATGAGGTTATCAAGGCTGATATACAAGGAAGGAAAGAAAAACTGGAGAGAATGAAGAAGAAGGGTATTGTCACAGCAAGAAAATCTAAAACAAGAGCACGACGAGGAAAATTTGTTAGGCAGCAGAAATAA
- the LOC100277783 gene encoding pentatricopeptide repeat-containing protein At3g18110, chloroplastic isoform X3: MSSMTVTSSPLPFLSSSSSLTCHLRRAGTATATAASSASEDFDYPLADPSLRWPHLRFPYLPAPRFPATVAAAPPVPARPPQEVEDPVATSGSASSLVEPLDARAHRGRVKKLSKLALRRAQDWRARVAGLADAVLELPPGAPVDDVLDGARASPDEVAFVVRAVGESSWRRALDAFEWLARSSAPASRAVAVVLGVLGRARQDSIAEEVFLRFAGEGATVQVFNAMMGVYARSGRFDDARQLLDTMHDRGIDPDLVSFNTLINARSKSGCLAAGVALDLLFEVRQSGLRPDVITYNTLISACSQSSNLEDAVTVFEDMIASECRPDLWTYNAMVSVHGRCGKAEEAERLFRELVEKGFMPDAITYNSLLYAFAKEGNVDKVEHTCEQLVKAGFKKNEITYNTMIHMYGKMGRLDLAVGLYDEMRAMGCTPDAVTYTVMIDSLGKMNRIAEAGKVLEDMTDAGLKPTLIAFSALICAYAKGGRRADAENTFDCMIASGVKPDRLAYLVMLDVFARSGDTEKMLCLYRKMMNDNYRPDDDMYQVLLVALAKEDKCEEIEEVIQDMELLCRMNLGIISTMLIKARCVSQGAKLLKKACLQGYKPDIKSLRSIMNAYVMTEKHEEGLSLLECICEHVSFSQDLISECSIMLLCRKQTSISAYEQYSQRLMLKYPGQNCNLYEYLITCLIEAEFFSEACQVFCDMQFIGIEASKSIYESIISTYCKLGFPETAHRLMDDALQSGIPLNILSCRVIIIEAYGKIKLWQQAEILVKGLRQASGIDRRIWNALIHAYAESGLYEKARAVFDNMIKTGPLPTVDSVNGMMRALIVDGRLDELYVVVEELQDMNFKISKSTVLLLLDAFAKAGDVFEVMKIYNGMKAAGYLPNMHLYRSMISLLCHHNRFRDVELMIAEMEGAGFKPDLAILNALLNMYTAAGNFDRTTQVYRSILEAGLEPDEDTYNTLIVMYCRSFRPEEGFTLLNEMGKRGLTPKLQSYKSLLAASAKAELREQADQIFEEMRSKSYQLNRSIYHMMMKIYRNAGNHSKAENLLAVMKEDGIEPTIATMHILMTSYGTAGQPREAENVLNNLKSSSLEVSTLPYSTVFDAYLKNGDYNHGTTKLLEMKRDGVEPDHQVWTCFIRAASLCEQTADAILLLKSLQDCGFDLPIRLLTERTPSLLSEIANYLEELEALEDSAALNFVNAVEDLLWAFECRATASRIFQLAVERSIYRDNVFRPYGPRLQVKSKIYLCDAIRVKRGTKGLGR, translated from the exons ATGTCTTCGATGACAGTCACCTCCTCACCATTACCCTTCCTCTCCTCTTCGTCCTCGTTAACGTGCCATCTCCGCCGAGCGGGCACCGCCACCGCTACGGCAGCGTCATCTGCTTCTGAAGACTTCGACTACCCTCTCGCCGACCCCTCTCTTCGATGGCCCCACCTTCGCTTCCCGTACCTCCCCGCGCCGCGCTTCCCAGCCACCGTCGCCGCGGCACCTCCGGTCCCCGCCAGACCACCACAGGAAGTGGAGGACCCCGTGGCGACTTCCGGCTCGGCATCTTCACTCGTGGAGCCGCTGGACGCGCGTGCTCATCGCGGGAGGGTGAAAAAGCTGAGTAAGCTCGCGCTGCGGCGGGCGCAGGACTGGCGCGCGCGCGTGGCCGGGCTCGCGGACGCCGTCCTCGAGCTGCCTCCCGGGGCGCCTGTCGACGACGTGCTCGACGGCGCTCGGGCATCGCCGGACGAGGTCGCCTTCGTCGTGCGCGCCGTCGGGGAGAGCTCGTGGCGGCGCGCGTTGGATGCTTTCGAGTGGCTCGCCCGGAGCAGCGCCCCGGCTTCACGCGCCGTCGCCGTCGTCCTCGGCGTCCTCGGTCGCGCGCGCCAGGATTCGATCGCAGAGGAGGTCTTCCTCCGATTCGCCGGAGAGGGCGCCACTGTTCAGGTGTTCAACGCCATGATGGGCGTTTATGCGCGCTCTGGCCGATTCGATGACGCACGGCAGCTGCTTGACACAATGCACGACCGGGGGATCGATCCTGACCTCGTCAGCTTCAATACTCTAATCAATGCCAGGTCCAAGTCTGGGTGTTTGGCTGCTGGCGTCGCCCTTGACCTGCTATTTGAAGTTCGACAATCTGGGCTAAGGCCAGATGTTATCACTTACAACACGCTCATCAGTGCTTGCTCACAGAGTTCTAATCTCGAAGATGCTGTGACAGTGTTTGAGGACATGATAGCTTCGGAGTGCCGGCCGGATTTGTGGACATACAATGCAATGGTGTCGGTGCATGGCCGGTGTGGGAAGGCTGAGGAGGCTGAGCGGCTGTTTAGGGAGCTGGTGGAGAAGGGTTTTATGCCTGATGCGATCACTTACAATTCTCTTCTCTATGCTTTTGCAAAGGAAGGGAATGTTGACAAGGTGGAGCACACATGTGAGCAATTGGTTAAGGCTGGGTTCAAGAAAAATGAAATAACATACAACACCATGATTCACATGTATGGGAAGATGGGCAGGCTTGACTTAGCAGTGGGTCTGTATGATGAGATGAGGGCTATGGGCTGTACTCCAGATGCTGTGACGTATACGGTCATGATTGATTCTTTGGGGAAGATGAATAGGATTGCTGAGGCAGGGAAGGTGCTGGAGGACATGACAGATGCGGGATTGAAGCCAACTTTAATAGCTTTTAGTGCTTTGATTTGTGCATATGCCAAAGGTGGGAGGCGGGCTGATGCGGAGAATACATTTGATTGCATGATTGCATCAGGTGTCAAACCTGATCGTTTAGCGTACTTGGTTATGCTGGATGTTTTTGCAAGGTCAGGTGATACGGAAAAAATGTTGTGTCTGTATCGAAAAATGATGAATGATAATTATAGACCAGATGATGACATGTACCAGGTCttgcttgttgcacttgcaaaggAAGATAAGTGTGAGGAGATTGAAGAAGTTATCCAAGATATGGAATTACTTTGTCGAATGAATCTGGGAATAATATCAACAATGCTCATTAAGGCGAGGTGTGTTTCCCAGGGTGCTAAACTATTAAAAAAGGCATGTCTCCAGGGATACAAGCCTGATATTAAGAGCTTAAGGTCCATTATGAATGCATATGTAATGACAGAAAAGCATGAGGAAGGTCTCTCTTTGCTTGAATGCATCTGTGAACATGTTTCCTTTTCCCAGGATTTGATATCAGAATGTTCCATCATGCTTCTATGCAGAAAGCAGACGAGCATTTCTGCCTATGAACAGTACAGTCAAAGGTTAATGTTAAAATACCCTGGTCAAAACTGTAACTTGTATGAGTACTTGATTACATGCCTCATTGAAGCTGAGTTTTTTTCTGAAGCTTGTCAAGTGTTCTGTGACATGCAGTTTATTGGCATAGAAGCTTCTAAAAGTATTTACGAGAGCATAATTTCTACCTACTGTAAACTGGGATTCCCAGAAACAGCACACAGGTTAATGGATGATGCTTTGCAATCTGGTATTCCGTTAAACATTCTCTCTTGTCGGGTAATTATAATTGAAGCATATGGGAAGATAAAGCTCTGGCAGCAAGCAGAAATCTTGGTGAAAGGGCTGAGGCAAGCATCAGGTATTGATAGAAGGATTTGGAATGCTTTGATACATGCATATGCAGAGAGTGGACTTTATGAAAAAGCAAGGGCAGTCTTTGATAATATGATTAAAACAGGTCCTCTGCCAACTGTTGATTCAGTTAATGGAATGATGAGGGCATTGATTGTTGATGGCAGATTGGATGAGTTGTATGTCGTTGTAGAAGAGCTTCAAGATATGAACTTTAAGATCAGCAAAAGTACAGTGCTCCTTTTGCTTGATGCTTTTGCAAAAGCTGGGGATGTATTCGAGGTAATGAAAATCTATAATGGAATGAAGGCTGCAGGATACTTGCCAAATATGCACCTCTACAGAAGTATGATTTCCTTGCTCTGCCATCACAACCGATTCAGGGATGTGGAATTGATGATTGCAGAGATGGAGGGAGCAGGGTTCAAGCCAGATCTTGCCATACTTAATGCTCTTCTTAATATGTACACTGCCGCTGGGAACTTTGATAGGACAACACAAGTATATCGAAGTATTCTAGAAGCTGGCTTAGAGCCTGATGAAGATACATACAATACATTGATAGTCATGTACTGTAGAAGCTTTAGGCCGGAAGAAGGTTTTACATTATTGAATGAAATGGGCAAACGAGGTCTGACACCAAAGTTGCAATCCTACAAAAGCTTGCTTGCTGCATCTGCAAAAGCAGAGCTGAGGGAGCAAGCTGACCAGATTTTTGAGGAAATGCGATCTAAGAGTTATCAATTGAATAGATCAATCTATCATATGATGATGAAAATTTACAGGAATGCTGGCAACCACTCCAAAGCTGAGAACTTGCTAGCAGTAATGAAAGAGGATGGCATAGAGCCAACAATTGCCACTATGCATATTCTCATGACTTCTTACGGCACTGCTGGACAACCTCGTGAAGCTGAGAATGTACTGAACAACTTGAAATCTTCCAGTTTGGAAGTCAGCACGTTACCATACAGTACTGTCTTTGATGCTTACCTGAAAAACGGTGACTACAATCATGGAACCACAAAACTGCTGGAAATGAAAAGAGATGGTGTAGAACCGGATCATCAAGTTTGGACATGTTTCATCAGGGCAGCTAGTTTGTGTGAGCAAACTGCTGATGCTATTCTTCTTCTAAAGTCTCTACAGGATTGTGGATTTGACCTTCCCATTAG GCTTCTGACTGAAAGGACACCATCACTGTTAAGTGAGATTGCCAATTATCTGGAAGAGCTTGAAGCATTAGAAGATTCTGCTGCTTTGAACTTTGTAAATGCAGTAGAAGATTTGTTGTGGGCATTTGAATGCAGAGCAACAGCTTCACGGATTTTCCAATTGGCAGTAGAGAGAAGCATATACCGTGATAATGTCTTTCG GCCATATGGTCCTAGGCTCCAGGTCAAGTCAAAGATCTATTTGTGTGATGCTATAAGAGTTAAG CGTGGCACAAAAGGACTGGGGCGCTGA